GAACCACATTGACGGAGAGGATGATGATCCTTCTTTGTATCAAGATTATGGTTTGAGGTATGCAAAAGCTTTCAACAACAAGTTTGCCTTTAAGGTAACAGCTTCTTATTTGAAGGCGAATGACTTTAGAGGAGTAGATTACCGTGACATGAGTCCAAACACCAACGGACAAGGTGATGGTTTTGCTGTGGAAACTCCAGACAGGACAAGAGCCAATAACCGAACTTATAATGGTGTAAATACTTACGGGGATTTTGGTTTCAATTTGGGTTTTATCCCAAGATTGGATCCAGCTTATGCTGCAGTAGCAGGACAATTGCCTACAGGAGCAGATGGTGCTTTTAGCCCAACGGGTTACTCAGAATCTAGTTTTGTGGACAACAATACGGAGAGTTTGAAGTTAGGTGCAGCCCTGCACTATAGAATCACTGACAATTTAGAGATTTTCGGACAGTACAATGTGGGATATGGTAGCACGGTATACACAGCTAATGACCGTTTTGTATTGGATGATTTTTCTATTTGGACTGCTAAGTTAGAGCTAAGAAGTCCTAATTTTTATGTGAGGGCCTACACGACCCGTGAGGATTCTGGAGATACTTATGCTGCCAATACGGTAGCTTCTCTAATTAACCAAAATGAGTATATCCCGGATTATGCTTTGGGCTTTTTAGGAGCAAGAGGTCAGGGAGCAACTATCGATCAGGCCCATGCTGCTGCTCGTCAGTATGCTGATGGTCTGCAGGCGGCTTATGCGCCAGGTACGGAGGCATGGCAAGTAGGGGTAGATTCCCTTAGACAGATTTCAATTTTTGAAGGTGGAGCTAAATTTCAGGATGCTTCCAGCATGAATCACTTCGAGGGTAGCTACAATTTGAGCCACCTTTGGGATGTAGTAGAGCTAGTAGTAGGGGCTAATTATAGAAAGTACAACCTCAATTCTGGAGGAACATTGTTTGCTCTGGACGATGAGGGAGAGGAGCAGTCATATGGAGAGTATGGCGCCTATCTACAAGCCACCAAATCGTTTTTGGATGATCGTTTGAAAGTTCAGGCCTCTGGTCGTTATGATAAAAATGAAAATTTTGATGGTCAGTTTTCTCCAAGAGTATCTCTGGTGGGTACAGTGGCAAAGAATCACAACTTCAGAGGTTCGTTCCAGAGAGGTTTTAGAATCCCAACCACTCAGGATCAATTCATAGACCTGGATGTACAGACCAGAAGACTGATAGGAAGTAACCAGTTGTTGATCGATAGATACAATTTCAGAACGAATACTGTTTATTCGGCACAAAGTTTAGCTGCTGCTAGACAATCTGGGAATATAGAAGATTTAATGACTCCAGATAAAATCAATGATGATTTTACTACTGAAAAGATCAGTACTTTTGAGATAGGATATCGAGGATTGTTCCTCAATGATCAATTGATGATCGATGGATATTACTACAACAGTAGTTATGAGGATTTCATTGCAGAAATTTATTTTGTTCAGGCCGTACCTAATGGTTTGAAAGAAGATCCAGCTCCATTCGATCCAGATTCTGATGCTGGTAAAGCTCAGATTGTGCAGGGTACAGTTCAGACCCAGGAATATGGATTTGACGTGAACGCGGATGGTACGATTAAGTCACATGGATGGGGACTTCAGGCCGACTACTTTGTAGGAGGAGGGTATAAACTTTCTGGTAATGTGGCCTACAATGAATTGTTAGATGATGATGAATTGCAAGCACAAGGTTTCCGCTCAGCATACAATACTCCAAAGTACACTTACAATGTAGGCGTAAGCAATCGTAATGCAATAGAGAACTTTGGTTTCAATGTGACCTGGAGATGGCAGCAAGCCTTCTTATGGGATTCCTCATTTGGTAGTGCGGTGATACCTGCTTTTGGTACGCTAGACGCACAGGTGAGCTACAAGCTGCCTGCTATCAAATCTGTAGTGAAACTAGGAGGAAGTAATATCTTGAACGAGAGATATACGACAGGTATAGGTAACCCTCGCATGGGTGCCATTTACTATCTGCAAATCACATTTGATCAATTCTTGAACTAAAAACGGAAGAGAAATGAAAGACTTAAAATATATAGTATATCTAATGGCATTTTCCTTCATCGCTTTTAGTTGTGATGAGGAGGATAAGCTAGTTGATAAAAGATTAGATGAGAATCCGGATATTAGTGTAGATCCTGAAACAGGATCTAATGGAACTGCAGACTATAGTACAATGGTGTCTATTGGTGCTTCTATTACTGCTGGAACCATGGATGCTGCATTGTATACGCAGAGCCAAAACCACTCTTTTCCTGTATTGTTGGCTGGACAGCTAGCTATAGAAGGAATAGGCGGTGGAGCATTTAATGTTCCAAGTATCGAATCGCAGAATGGATACAGTGGTGTGTCTGGTGATGGTGCTATAGAAGGAAAGTTAATTTTGGATTTGGACTTGAATAATGATGGTCAACTTGGGGATGCAGGTTTGGTCACTTCCGAGGGTGAAGTACCTGGTGCATTTACTGGAGACAAGGCCGCTTTGAATAATTTCGGAGTTCCAGGTATTCAGACAGCCCAGATATTAACTCCATTGACTGGAGGGCCTGCTGCGGATAACCCTGCCTACAATCCCTTGTATGCACGCTTTGCTTCTAATCCAGGTAGTTCAACTATTCTTGG
This is a stretch of genomic DNA from Reichenbachiella ulvae. It encodes these proteins:
- a CDS encoding TonB-dependent receptor, coding for MIRLFTKQFLLALACVVMVGYEAMAQTTISGSVKDSNSGDPLLGVSIVVKNKVIGTISDTNGDFKLEVHSAPPMTLVFSMVGYTTTELEITQENTQGLEITMEETAIMGQEVVVSASRVEESVMQSPVSIEKMDVLAIKETAAANFYDALINFKGVDMSAQSITFKSINTRGFGANGNNRFVQLIDGIDNVAPGLNFAVGNIVGINDLDLESAEMIPGAASALYGPNALNGVLLMNSKSPFEYQGLSFYTKLGVNHIDGEDDDPSLYQDYGLRYAKAFNNKFAFKVTASYLKANDFRGVDYRDMSPNTNGQGDGFAVETPDRTRANNRTYNGVNTYGDFGFNLGFIPRLDPAYAAVAGQLPTGADGAFSPTGYSESSFVDNNTESLKLGAALHYRITDNLEIFGQYNVGYGSTVYTANDRFVLDDFSIWTAKLELRSPNFYVRAYTTREDSGDTYAANTVASLINQNEYIPDYALGFLGARGQGATIDQAHAAARQYADGLQAAYAPGTEAWQVGVDSLRQISIFEGGAKFQDASSMNHFEGSYNLSHLWDVVELVVGANYRKYNLNSGGTLFALDDEGEEQSYGEYGAYLQATKSFLDDRLKVQASGRYDKNENFDGQFSPRVSLVGTVAKNHNFRGSFQRGFRIPTTQDQFIDLDVQTRRLIGSNQLLIDRYNFRTNTVYSAQSLAAARQSGNIEDLMTPDKINDDFTTEKISTFEIGYRGLFLNDQLMIDGYYYNSSYEDFIAEIYFVQAVPNGLKEDPAPFDPDSDAGKAQIVQGTVQTQEYGFDVNADGTIKSHGWGLQADYFVGGGYKLSGNVAYNELLDDDELQAQGFRSAYNTPKYTYNVGVSNRNAIENFGFNVTWRWQQAFLWDSSFGSAVIPAFGTLDAQVSYKLPAIKSVVKLGGSNILNERYTTGIGNPRMGAIYYLQITFDQFLN